One Centroberyx gerrardi isolate f3 chromosome 2, fCenGer3.hap1.cur.20231027, whole genome shotgun sequence DNA window includes the following coding sequences:
- the LOC139913647 gene encoding proteinase-activated receptor 1-like: MFSKTFLLFLVSAHAASAAIYNGTSIVRTFAVIDKAVTDEPLDLEELLLDDDVTIMDGSRSGLRVRFVNGTAKVRTNSSKQLISDEAQLFLTGPMSTIFIPSFYTLVCLISVPLNAIALVTFTRQIRPMKPAVIYMLNLAWADLLFALLLPFKISYHFSGNNWTFGPVMCRVVTAAFYCNMYCSVLLITCISVDRLLAVVYPIDSLAWRRPRTAVIACLAMWILALAGSVPLVVSEQTVHLKEMGITTCHDVQDLAVLQWYYKIYFSTICCTLFFLPLLITMVCYSRVIWTLTRVPHGVAGRSRRKARAVVMALTVLVLFVVCFTPTNCVLLAHYLQFSHGAGEVPDGTYAAYLVFMCLGSLSCCLDPLVYYFGSSQCQRQLSSVLGCRKGMEGGKRIHSSSGSSRSSTRTSLKSSIKKSKTNTPITKMDSFQANLDSQYKKLLV, encoded by the exons AtgttttccaaaacttttctgctgtttctggTATCTGCGCATGCTGCCTCGGCTGCAATATATAACG GCACCTCAATTGTGAGGACCTTTGCCGTAATTGACAAGGCAGTCACAGATGAACCTCTAGACCTGGAGGAACTTCTCCTAGATGATGATGTTACCATCATGGATGGCTCCAGAAGTGGCCTGCGGGTCAGATTTGTTAATGGAACAGCCAAGGTTAGGACCAACAGCAGCAAGCAGTTGATCTCAGATGAGGCGCAACTGTTCCTCACTGGCCCTATGTCCACCATCTTCATTCCCTCCTTCTATACACTTGTCTGCCTCATCAGTGTTCCTCTCAACGCCATTGCCTTGGTAACCTTCACTCGGCAGATCCGACCCATGAAGCCAGCAGTGATCTATATGCTTAATCTAGCCTGGGCCGACTTGCTCTTTGCCCTGCTACTCCCCTTCAAGATCTCCTACCACTTCAGTGGCAACAACTGGACATTTGGCCCGGTGATGTGCCGTGTGGTCACTGCAGCCTTCTACTGCAACATGTATTGCTCCGTTCTCCTCATAACTTGCATCAGCGTTGACCGACTGCTGGCTGTAGTCTATCCCATCGACTCTCTGGCATGGCGGAGGCCCCGGACCGCAGTCATAGCCTGTCTAGCCATGTGGATATTGGCCTTGGCTGGCTCTGTGCCCCTAGTCGTCTCCGAGCAGACTGTTCACTTAAAAGAGATGGGCATCACCACCTGCCATGATGTCCAGGACCTGGCTGTGCTACAGTGGTACTACAAGATCTAtttttccaccatctgctgcacCCTCTTCTTCCTGCCTCTGCTCATCACGATGGTGTGCTACAGTCGGGTGATCTGGACACTTACCAGGGTCCCACACGGGGTTGCAGGACGTTCACGCAGAAAGGCAAGAGCAGTGGTGATGGCGCTAACAGTGCTGGTGCTATTTGTGGTGTGTTTCACCCCTACCAACTGTGTACTGTTGGCACACTACCTGCAGTTTAGCCACGGAGCCGGAGAGGTCCCTGACGGCACCTACGCAGCCTATctggtgtttatgtgtttggGGAGTCTCAGCTGCTGCCTGGATCCCCTCGTCTACTACTTTGGATCGTCCCAGTGCCAGAGACAACTGTCCAGCGTGCTGGGATGTCGCAAGGGTATGGAGGGTGGAAAGAGAATTCATTCATCTTCTGGTTCATCTAGGTCCAGCACTAGAACGAGTCTTAAATCCAGCATtaagaaaagcaaaacaaacactccAATCACCAAGATGGACTCCTTCCAAGCGAACCTCGACAGCCAGTACAAGAAGCTACTGGTCTGA
- the LOC139913671 gene encoding proteinase-activated receptor 3, translating to MGKLVLFFLLSFLFLDVTQGKGRGKGRRNISEVAFPVPRTFKGEPEVIQTKFVSLNGTQAPHSSLPSDHAPPALRLLSNSTAGYLRGRLSTRVIPTIYILVVAVGIPANAAILCALATKIRKVSSAILYCSLALSDLLLLLSLIFKARYHLHGNHWGLGETACRVVTACFYGNLYCSAQTLACISVKRYLAVVHPFLYKRLPKRACAAWASLAVWGVFGAATVPELLVQQSYWLPQLGLTTCHDVLPLDYSSHMPLLYYNLGLTFLGLLLPLAVTAACYVRIVRELNRSHHDWAMYIKASSLVFVIFLLCFAPAGVLHFLHYVRLSVDGKESFYAYFNMAACLCCLHSCLDPFLFLLMSKSAGSRLYFMTFKGKTLSIST from the exons ATGGGAAAGCTTGTTCTCTTTTTCctactctcctttctctttctagATGTCACACAAG ggaaagggagagggaaaggcagGAGGAACATCTCTGAAGTGGCCTTCCCTGTGCCTCGGACATTTAAAGGCGAACCAGAAGTTATTCAGACCAAGTTCGTCTCTCTAAACGGGACACAGGCTCCCCATTCATCTCTCCCCAGCGATCACGCCCCTCCAGCCCTACGGTTACTAAGCAACAGCACAGCAGGATACCTCCGCGGTCGCCTGAGCACGCGGGTCATCCCCACTATTTATATTCTGGTTGTTGCCGTTGGGATCCCCGCCAACGCGGCCATCTTGTGCGCACTGGCCACTAAAATTAGGAAGGTGTCCTCCGCCATCCTCTACTGCAGCCTGGCTCTCTccgacctcctcctcctcctctctctcatctttaaGGCTCGCTAccatctccatggcaaccacTGGGGGCTCGGAGAGACCGCCTGTCGAGTGGTCACGGCTTGTTTCTATGGCAACCTCTACTGCTCGGCCCAGACGCTGGCCTGCATCAGCGTCAAGCGCTACCTGGCTGTGGTGCACCCGTTCCTGTACAAAAGGCTCCCGAAGAGGGCCTGCGCCGCCTGGGCCAGCCTGGCTGTGTGGGGAGTGTTCGGGGCGGCGACGGTTCCTGAGCTGCTGGTCCAGCAGAGCTACTGGCTCCCTCAGCTGGGCCTCACCACCTGCCACGACGTCCTGCCGCTGGACTACAGCTCCCACATGCCCCTGCTCTACTACAACCTGGGCCTGACCTTCTTGggcctgctgctgccgctggcgGTGACGGCCGCGTGTTACGTCCGAATCGTCCGCGAGCTCAACCGCTCGCACCACGACTGGGCCATGTACATCAAGGCCAGCTCACTCGTGTTCGTTATCTTCCTGCTGTGTTTTGCCCCCGCCGGAGTCCTGCACTTCCTCCATTACGTGCGTCTGTCTGTGGACGGAAAGGAGAGTTTCTATGCGTACTTTAACATGGCGGCGTGCCTGTGCTGCCTCCATTCCTGTCTAgaccccttcctcttcctcctcatgtcTAAGTCTGCGGGCTCCAGGCTTTACTTCATGACCTTCAAGGGCAAGACCCTGAGCATATCCACctaa